The Candidatus Rokuibacteriota bacterium genome contains the following window.
GGTCCATGGGCACGTCGAAGCGGGCCGCCGCATCCGCGAGCGCGAGCATCAGCGGGTGATCGGCCGGCGCCGTCTCGTACGGATGCCCCGGCCCGAGGGAGAAGTGCTCCGTGGTGATCTCTCCGAGGCCCACGGCGCCGGCCCTGACGATCTCGGCGGCGCGGGCCTCGAAGCTCCGCAGCGCCTCCGGGCTCACCCCGCCCGGGCGGCTGGCGTCCTGGATCATCACGTTGAGCGAGCCACCACCCCCGAGGAAGCCGAACCGGGCCGGATGTTGGCGGATCGCAGCGAGGAAGGCCTCGAAGTCATACTGGCCCGGGTGGCCCGAGCTGAACGGGGGGGGCATGACGAGGGTCTTCCGGATGCCCATCCGGTTCATCGTCTCCAGCGCGTCCGAGACGGCCCCCTCGTAGTCGGTCGCCATGGGCGAGATCCGGCCGTCGAGGTGGGCGTGGGTGTCGATGTAGGGCACCCTGCTCCCGGCGTCGGCGCCAGGTAGCGCGGCGTCGGGCGGTGCCGTGGCCGCGCAGGCCGTGCCCAGGCAGCCGATCAGCGCCGCGCGGATCCACACGTGGAGGCCGGTGCCCACTACGCGCCCCGCGCCGCCGTGGCGGCGGTGCGGGCCAGGATGCCGCCGGCCAGCAGGATGTCGCGCTCGCGCGGCGTGAGCGGGCAGCGGGCGTGGAAGGCGGCGCCGCTCGTCTCATCGGTCACCGCGATGGCCGCACCGGCGCGGATGGCGCCGGCGAGGCCCTCGAGCCGGAGCCGATCCGCCGGCGCGATGCGGTCGTAGTCCCCCGGGTCGAGGAACTCCAGCGGCACGAGCCCCCAGTTGACGAGGTTGGCGCGGTGGATCCGCGCGAAGCTCTTGGCCAGGACGGCGCGCACGCCGAGGTGGAGCGGCGAGAGCACGGCCGCCTCCCGGGAGGAGCCCTGGCCGTAGTGCTCGCCGCCGACGATGATGCCACGGCCGGCGGCGCGGGCCCGGGCCACGAAGTCCGGGTCCACGTTCCGCAGGCAGAACTCCGCCAGCGCCGGCACATTGGAGCGGAAGACCAGCGCCGGCGTCCCGGAGGGCGAGAGGTCGTCGGTGGAGACCTCGTCGCCGAGCTTGATGAGGACCGTCGCGGTGAGCATCTCCTCCGTGGGGATGCCGCGCGGCATGGCCTTGATGTTGGGGCCCTTGCGGACCTCCACGGCCGCGGCCTCCGATTCGGGAGCCGGCGGAATCAGCCCGGCATCCGAGGCGGTGAGGGAGGCCGGGGCGTGGAGCCCGGGCGGCGGGCCCAGCGTGCGCGGATCCGTGATGACGCCAGCCAGCGCCGAGGCGGCGGCCGTCACGGGCGAGCACAGGTAGACGTGGTCGTCACCCACGCCGCTGCGGCCCGGGAAGTTGCGGTTGAACGCGCGCAGGCTCTTGCCCCCCGAGGCCGGCACGTGCCCGATGCCCGCGCAGGCGCCGCAGGTGGGCTCCGACAC
Protein-coding sequences here:
- a CDS encoding amidohydrolase family protein, producing the protein MGTGLHVWIRAALIGCLGTACAATAPPDAALPGADAGSRVPYIDTHAHLDGRISPMATDYEGAVSDALETMNRMGIRKTLVMPPPFSSGHPGQYDFEAFLAAIRQHPARFGFLGGGGSLNVMIQDASRPGGVSPEALRSFEARAAEIVRAGAVGLGEITTEHFSLGPGHPYETAPADHPLMLALADAAARFDVPMDLHMEAVAADLPLPPRLFSPPNPRRLGENIAAFERLLRHNRRARIVWAHAGWDHTGHRTPALAGRLLAAHSNLFMSLKIGGDSLPATALLAGGALRPEWAEVIRTFPDRFVIGSDQFHASPRSMQRWPRRAEGPRRLLDRLPEDVARLVGEDNAIRIYRLQEAPRS